The nucleotide window TCCCGACCCCCCGGCTGTGTTCCCACACTACGTTCATACCTTCGTGCCTTGGTACAAAGGTGCTACAGGTTCCCGGGTGGTGCCGGGATTGTATTCCGTCTTGTGCTTGAAAATCCGTAAAGGAGAAACAGAGATTAGAACCTAGAGAGATGGATACCTACGTGGTACGTAAGAGAGAAATCCGCCGCGCCGATCCGGAGTTATGCGGTGCGGGGGTCTCAGGTTTGATGTGCCGCCGGTTCATGTACGGCACACAACTACCTACGTGCGTTTGGACGTACATACATGGGTATTCTGTAACTCGTATCCAAACTTGGTATGAAGTTATGTACATTCCGTCCCAACACACACATACGTATtatacctaggtaggtatcCTAGCAAAAGTCATGAGAAGCATTTCCGTGGGCCATCTCAGAAAGGACAGGAAATGAGCTGCACCTCGTCTGAGGCAAATGGCTTTCCTCCGTACAAAAAAATTATACTATGTACCACATGTACGTCACGCCCGCGAAGAGCCCGGGTATGGCTGGTTTCGTAGATACAACATAGGTACTGATCGAGGTACGTAAGTACAGGACGAAAGGCGCTCCGGCGCGCAAAGAGgtcgcggggagggggggggggcgtgagGCGCGTTGGACAGACAAGGCGTTGGCTGCTTGACCAACGGTCCGCTCGTGTTGGGGATAGAATGCATGTGCAGAAGGCGGCAACGGATCAAGTTCGTTGAAACACGAGCCGTATAAAGAGACTCCTCTTTCGCTAATCGATAAAAACCCTCCCGAAGCGCAGCGCCATGCTCGtacagccagccagccagacagcTCTCCAAAactctacttcgtacctatATACAGCAACTGTCGAGGGGTATATGCACAATGCCATGCAATAATCAAGCCGGATATGCCTCTCCCTCCTTTCCCGTGAAATCATactcccccctccccggctcGAGGCGCACTGCCAATGTCACAGCCACGGAGCAAtctgcctcgcctccctggtgctcgcgctcgaggatatgccgctcgacgccgactgGGAGCCGCTCCGGCCTGTGTACAGCTGCCGCTCCGCGTTTTCCTTGGCCCTCTGCTTCAGAGCCTTCTCCGGTCTGGGTCCGCGAGTCGAGGTCGTGACGCCATCGGGCACCTTGCCGATTGGGAGGTGcatcttctccgccgcctggGGGTCGTTGCGGTCGATGCCGTGCTTCTTGTACGCGGTGCGCTTCTGATTCTTCATCGCctgcgccgacggctccgtGACCGAGACCCAGTTCTTGATCTGCTTGAGCCACCGGGGGCGACGCTCTGCGCCGCGGGCCTTGGCTGCTGTGAGGTCGttgggcgccgcgccggcggcgccggcggcccttgGAGGGCTCAGCACATACTCGCCGTCGGACTGTGTGAGGTTTGACGATGTCCGCGCGTGAGCCGTGTATGCGTTCctcggggcgggcgtcgcgggcggcacaGCCATCGTGGACAGACAACAGAGCAGGTGTGGCCCGATGCTTTGAGCGAGCCGCACAAGCCGTTTCGGTTGGTCTGGCTCGGTCTATATACGAAAGTCTCTCCGTTTACCGACAAACGGTCACTGGTGGTCCGGACTGGGAGCGTGTGTACGTCCAGTGGCCCCAGAGACACGGTGGTACGAAGTCGTCGTATCTGGCGGAACGATGCTCTTTCTCGGCGTGGAAACGTGGCAACTCGACAAAACAGTAATGTGGTGTGCTGGCCCTCGATTTTTACCCTGCGACAGATAGAGCGTCCAGATGGAAAAGcaagacggcgctggcgggaaGGCACGAGGCTCGGGGCGCGGCATCTGTCAGAGGGCCCTGGTTTTCGTCAACGCGGCGATCCGGGACAGAAGAAATGGCTCCCGAGCGAGACACTGCATGAACCGCAGACGCAGGCTCAGCCGtagcgtcggcgccgcctctggggcgaggatgacgagggtAGCCAGAAAGCGAGCGCATGCCACGCCACTATGGGCGCGCGCACAGACTGATGGCGGATGCGAAAAGAAGAAAGCACGAGCCAGCTGCGGAGTGACGCCCAGCAGTCTCTGTGTGGTGTTGGTGGGTGGTTGGTTGGTTTTCAACAGATAGCTGATGCGGGACCGGGCAAGGACCCCGCGGCCATTCTACTAGGTATGATAGTAGTCGCGCGCTTGCTGGCGTTTTTAGAATCAAGTCCGCCTAGGCAGAACTGAGCCTCCACAGCTGTGAGAACATGTGGAAAACCGGGGTGGTCGGTGGGAGTGCCCTCGACGACTGGGCCGGTTATGAGGTGCCAAGTTACTAGCAAATGGACACGATGGCCCAGTGTGAGTGATGAGTAACTAAGTGCATGCCCCTGGGTGGCCGAGCTTTGCAAAGCCGGCCTCGTTTGATGGCTTCCATGTGCCCGACACTCGGCAGTAGCGCAGCCCGGGGTCTGGAAGCTTTTGTGCAGTTCGGACGACGTTGGGGGCGGGTCATGGCTCTTATACCAGGATGATATGTGATGGCTGTCAATGTCCAGGCATGTCGTACGAAGAAGGAAGTCCGCATATGCAATACGTTGTACTGACTTGGGGGCAGCTGCCCAGTTGCAGTTCCAGTCCCGAGGACCGATACTGAGGGTTTTGTCTCGCCAGCAGTTGGTTGGGGACAgtgatgcccgccgccgctggcgctaCGAGGCACACGCAACCCCATGTTCGCCGTGCTAGACTGCACTCGACTTGACATgcatggcgcggcgcaccgGACGACCTCGACTTTCTGGAAATCGGTTGGGCTTAGCGCCTTCGATTGGCTCGtggggcgggcgtggcggcgacgcgttGGACGAGCTGTCCCTGCCGCGCCCCCCTGGCTGGTCCGGTTGACTGGATGACCGGATCGTTTGCATCGCGTCAGCCTTGAATATATCCTGTTGTCAAATGATCAGCTTCTAGTGCTTGCTTGGCTCGATCCCGTGGGAGGCTGGGGGTAGACACATTGAATAGCACCGCTACTCGGTTCAGAGTCGCTCGTCCGACACAGTCCAAGCAAGGTAGGGAGCATCGTGAAGCACGACACTGTAGCCTCGCCAGGGGCAGGTCGACTCTCCCATCGCCGGACGCAGCAACTGCTCTCTCTCCATATGTCCTCTTCACCCTGTTGCTGGACCGCATCGTCAACAAAGCAAGAAATGGACCAGACCACAAAGGCCCAGGGTGGCAATCCAGGACCGGAGTCCCGCTCGGGGCCAGTGCCCCTGTGCGTGCTCCCCCGTCCAAAATGAAGGCCAGCACTCCGTACGGTGCCACAGATCTCTCCGGGGACAACGCGAGATCGATAGTCTCATGCTGGTCGCCCCGACTACTAGGCCCTGGCCGCGAGACGGTCGGGCCCAcagaaggggggagggaataATAAAAAGTGGTGGCTCCAGCaggcgcccctccccctcctttGCGCAGCCGCCAAAGTCAGACCCCTGGATACAGCGCTAGCGAGACGCTGAGCAAGGAACACACGGCACGCTCCGAAGGGCAACCCGGAAAGGACCaaaaaaggaaagaaggAGAATCTGAAGGGCAAATGAACAAGATGCAACGACGATGGCATCGTGCGACAACGTTGTGAGCATTTGTTGGGCGTGGCGAGAGGCTTGCCAGCGGGCTTATTAATGATGTCTGTGCTgtcctgctgcggctgcggctgaGGAGAGGCAGGAGCACCAGCAGTAATGCTTTCCCACACCAGGGTGCTGTGCCTCCCTCCTGGTCGGAGTGTGAGATTAATGACAGCGAGCTTGGTACGTACTACTAACAGTACAACGTGGATGATAACCTCGATGAGactcccccgtccccccgCTGCCGACCTGCAAGTAAGAATCGGCGTTGCCCGAGGTCCTTCCCAGGCGATACAGGACGTCAACGAAGCCATCATGTATCACGCACCATCCCCTACAACGCGCATTAGTGCCGTACTCCGTACTCTTTCGGAGAGCAGCACTGCTACAGGTACCTAGGCAAGCAtaaggtactaacgtaccaAGACGTGAAGCACATGGTGAAGTACGAACGCACTGCCCCACTGGGACGGGAGGCGTCCAGCaagaagcaagcaagcgtcgcagcagccccgCCGTCACCTCGTCACCTCATCCcgcctcactcactcactcacaccaCTCAACTCACTCACGTCTTGCCGCACACCCGCAGCGAACTCGCCTCGCCTAGCACTTCGTACTGCAACAGACCTTTACCAACCAACCACCGGCttcaaccaccaccaccaccaccaacaccatcgtcaacgtcctcgtcccgtcgcagccggccgccacgcccgcacGAGGTATTACAtgacgcgacgacgacgaatcCCCGCCCgcagcaaggccgccgccgccgccgccgccgcgcgacccGCATCGGCGTGAACGAGCGAGCCACCTCATTCCGTTGCCCCCCCCGAGTGCGGCTTTCCGACCTGGACCTTCCCTCGCCCCGCGGGTCAAGGACGTTGCAGAGCCAGCCCGCGCCCTGCCTCGGCGTACCGTTGGCGACCCTCGCCCGAAGCAAGCGTCGGcgtcacacacacacatacacacgcacacatacatacgcgCACACACCCACGCCGTTTGCGCATCGCACCCCGGCTCGACAaccggccatggcgccgcagcagacccccgtccctcctcctcccatctccacctctgtgccgccgccgctggtccCCCCGGTCCCCGCGTCCGCATCCGCGTCATCAGCCTCCGgatctgccgccgcgccggcggcggcgccgcccacggagcccatcccccctccccccgtctCCCCCATCACGCCCACCCTCGCCCCGGCTCGCCTCCCCGACACGGCCAccccgcagccgccgctcccgccgccgcgccaggccctcgtccactcctcccagcccgcccagcaggtcgccgtcccgcccccgcccccggaGCCCCTCGACTTCGACGCCAACCCggacgtcctcgccctcaagtCCGCCATTTCCGTCCTCCAGGTCCaggggcgccgcgccgccgccgacatgcaGACCCTGAGCCGCGCCAgggacgaggccctcgccgaccccGACGCCTTCAtgcgcgacctcgccgccggcaaggtcaagtccgccggtgacgaggcgAGGTATGTGCCGCCGAGGCgtgccaacgacgac belongs to Purpureocillium takamizusanense chromosome 1, complete sequence and includes:
- a CDS encoding uncharacterized protein (EggNog:ENOG503PICV), with product MAVPPATPAPRNAYTAHARTSSNLTQSDGEYVLSPPRAAGAAGAAPNDLTAAKARGAERRPRWLKQIKNWVSVTEPSAQAMKNQKRTAYKKHGIDRNDPQAAEKMHLPIGKVPDGVTTSTRGPRPEKALKQRAKENAERQLYTGRSGSQSASSGISSSASTREARQIAPWL
- a CDS encoding uncharacterized protein (EggNog:ENOG503P3KP); the protein is MVKYERTAPLGREASSKKQASVAAAPPSPRHLIPPHSLTHTTQLTHVLPHTRSELASPSTSYCNRPLPTNHRLQPPPPPPTPSSTSSSRRSRPPRPHEVLHDATTTNPRPQQGRRRRRRRATRIGVNERATSFRCPPRVRLSDLDLPSPRGSRTLQSQPAPCLGVPLATLARSKRRRHTHTYTRTHTYAHTPTPFAHRTPARQPAMAPQQTPVPPPPISTSVPPPLVPPVPASASASSASGSAAAPAAAPPTEPIPPPPVSPITPTLAPARLPDTATPQPPLPPPRQALVHSSQPAQQVAVPPPPPEPLDFDANPDVLALKSAISVLQVQGRRAAADMQTLSRARDEALADPDAFMRDLAAGKVKSAGDEARYVPPRRANDDDDDDDDREDDQGEEDDSSSSSSSSSDEDADATSKGSREPKPKAWTSLPQPQNVVRCPPINWSQYAVVGESLDKLHAEQVSRPTQGMPASIGTGGVYEFKGDGRQEKYLGVAAPYAPGKDRIDKKHKGKKS